The following is a genomic window from Magnetospirillum sp..
GCCGGCACGCGGGCGGCGAGCGTTTCGGGCACGGCCGTCACGCGCTGAGCAGGCGTGCGATTGTCGAGCGTATGATAGTACCAGCCGCCGTAAGAGAGCACGGCCGCGAGCAGAGCGCTGGCGACCACGAGCGAGCCCGGCAGCCGCGTTTCGTTGATCGGCGTGGGGAACGAAAGTTCGGCGCGCTCTTCCAGGCCGCTCGTCTCGGCACGAAAACGGCGCACGAGTTCGGTGCTGTCGAGTTCGAGGAAATCGGCATACGCGCGCACGAAGCCCGCGGCATAAGCACCGCGCGGCAGATCCTGATGGCGCCCGGTTTCGATCGCATCGAGCATCAAGCGACGGATCTTGAGTTGGCGCGCGATATCGACGATCTGCCAGCCGCGCCGTTCGCGCTCGGCACGCAGCAATTCGCCCACGCTGGCGTTTGCACGAGGTGCCCGCACCGAGGTGTTGCGCAATTGCGCGGTCGGATCGTTGCTATCGCTCGACAAGCGGACTTTCCCAACGGAAGGCCGAACATTTTTCGGCCTGGACAACCAATTTCCACCGTCTTTGTAGCAAAACGCCGGAAAACGGGCAACTCCTTGCCGCACTGCGAAAAAGCGGATTTACCCCCTCAAACGGGGATATTGTGGTCGCGCGCGAAATCCTGCAGCTTTTTGCGCACCGAATGATCTGCAAGGCGGCACAACTCTTCGAGATATTTTGCCAAAGGCGGCAAATCGAGGCTGCGCACCATCGCTTTGACCGCCCCGATCGCCGGAAACGGCATCGACAGGCGTCGGAAACCCACACCGATCAGCGCCATTGCCTCGAGCGGGCGGCCGCCCATGTCGCCGCACAAAGACAGCGGCACGTTGGCGGCGTCGCACTCGGCCGCGATCGCGCGAAAGAAGCGCAACACCGGCGGCGAGAGCGCGTCGTAGCGCCCGGCCATTTCCGGATTGCCGCGGTCGCAGGCGAAAAAGAACTGCAACAGATCGTTCGAGCCGATCGACAGAAAATCGGCGCGCTTCAGAAGTTGCGGCAGCTGCCAGTAGAGCGACGGCACCTCCATCATCGTGCCGATGTGGATAGGATCGGGCAGACTGCGGCCGCGTTTGCGCTCGCGCGCGATTTCGATCTGGACGAGTTCCTTGGCCGCATCGAACTCGGCTACGTCTGCGACCATTGGAAACATGAGGTCGAGCCTGCGCCCGGCCGCCGCGCGCAAAAGCCCGCGTACTTGCTCGCGCAAAATCGCCGGCCGCTCGAGCGTGAGGCGCACGGCGCGCAAGCCCATCGCCGGATTTTCCTGCGGCGTGTTTTCCATGTAGGGCAAAAGTTTGTCGCCGCCGATATCGAGCGTGCGAAACACGACCGGGCGCCCCTGCGCGCGGTCGAGGATGCGCCGGTAAAGATCGGTCTGCTCGACCACGTCGGGCATCGACGTGCGGATCATGAACGGAATTTCGGTGCGGTAGAGCCCCACGCCGTCGGCCCCGCTCTCGGCGAGATTGTCGATGTCGATGACAAGACCCGCATTCATGTTCAGCGAGATCGGCGTGCCGTCTTTGGTGACGGCGGGCAGCTTGCGGATCGCGGCATAGCCTTGACGTAGCGCTTCGCGCTGGCGAATCGCTGCGGAAAACGTCTCGCGCACGTCGTCGCTGGGGCGCAAGATCGCTTGGCCGAAGCCGCCGTCGACGACAATCGTATCGCCCGCCTCGACGCGCGCGACGAGATCGGAGAGGCGCCCGACCATCGGCAGGTCGAGCGCGTGTGCGATAATCGCCACATGCGCCGTGGGCGACCCTTCTTCGAGCACCACGCCTTTGAGTTTGCGCCTGTCGTATTCGAGGAGTTCGGCCGGGCCTAAGGAACGCGCCACCAGCACCGTGTCGTCGGGCAGGTCGGCCGCGTCCGCCGCCGTGCGGTCGCCGGTGAGATGGCGTAACAGCCGATTGGCGAGATCGTCGAAATCGGCGATGCGCTCGCGCAAGTACGGATCGGGGATCTGCACCATGCGCGCGCGGTTGTCTTCCTGCACCTTCTGCACGGCAGCTTCGGCCGTGAGGCCGGTCTCGATCGCCTCGCTGATGCGCTGAAGCCAGCCGCGGTCTTCGGCGAACATGCGGTATGTTTCGAGGATCTCCCACCGCTCGTCGCCTTCGGACAGGCCCGAAGTCTGGAAAATGCGGTCGATATCGACGCGCATGCCGCTCATCGCTTCGCGCAGGCGGCGCGCTTCGGCCTGCGGGTCGTCGGCCACCATCTGGCGCACCGACACGCGCGGCTGATGCAGAACGGCCGTACCGATGGCAATGCCTTCGTTGAGCGGCAGACCTTCGATGCGGTCGCTGGTCCCCGCCCCGGCATCGTCCACGCGCAGCATTTCGGCCGGACCGATGAGTTCGCCGCCCGCCACAAGCTCGGCCAGCACCATCGCCACCGTTTGCAGCGCTTCGGCTTCTTCGTCGGTGTATTCGCGGTAGGTGCGGTTCTGCAGCACGAGCACGCCCAAGGTGCGGCCCGCGCGCAGGATCGGCACGCCCATCAGCGAATGGTAGATTTCTTCGCCCGTTTCGGGGCGATACGCGAAATTTGGATGCGACTGCGCGTCGGCCAGCGCCAATGTGCGCGCAGTCTGCGCGATTTCGCCGACGAGGCCCTCGCCCACGCGCAGGCGCGTTTTGTGGACGGCGTCCGGATTGAGGCCTTCGGTCGCGAACAGCTCGAGCACTTGACCCGCGCGCATCACATAGACCGAGCAGACTTCGGCGATAAGGTCGGCGGCGATGATCTTGACGATGCGGTCGAGGCGCTGTTGGGCCGTACCGGCCGCCGCCATCATGTCGCGCAGACGCTTGAGCAGGCGGCGCGTCGCACCGGGCCCGAGCGTCGCCTGCATTACGCGGCTCCGGCTTCGGCGCTGGCTACGGCGGCGTCGCGCGCGCGTGCGGCAAGCGCCGCCAGCGCCTGGCCGACGAGCTCGGCGATGATCGCTTCCGTCGGCTGGGCTTGCGTGACCAGCCCGACCGACTGGCCGGCCATCAGCGAGCCGTTCTCGATATCGCCGTCGACAGCGGCCCGGCGCAAAGCACCGGCCCAGAAATGCTCGATTTCGAGCTGGGCTGCCTTCATGTCGAGCTCGCCGCGGTCGACCTTGTCGATCACGGTGCGCTGTGTGGCCATGAAAGCGGCGGTCGCTTTGTTGGCAAGGGCACGCACCGGGATCACAGGGAAGCGCGGATCGAGCTGCACGGACGGAACCGCGTCGCGCGCCGAAGCGCGGATGAAGGCCTTCTTGAAATCGGGGTGTGCGACGCACTCGTCCGCGCACACGAAGCGCGTGCCGAGCTGCACGCCGGCGGCTCCCATTTCGAGGAACGACAGAATCGCTTCGCCGCGACCGATACCGCCGGCCACGAACACCGGCACGTCGCGGATGGCGGGCAGGATCTCCTGGGCAAGCACAGCCGTCGAGACCGCACCGATATGCCCGCCTGCTTCCATGCCCTCGATCACGAGCGCGTCGATGCCCGAGCGCACGAGTTTTTTGCCGATCACCAAAGCAGGCGCAAAGCCGATGATCTTGGCACCGCCGTCTTTGAGGATCTTGATGATCTCGGCCGTCGGCATGCCGCCGGCGAGCACCACATGCCCGACCTTGGCTGCAACGCACACGCGCGCAAGCTCGGCGAGCTGCGGATGCATGACGATCAGATTGACGCCGAAGGGCCGGTCGGTAAGTTTTCTCGTCGCCGCGATTTCGGCCTCAAGCAACGCTGGCGGCATCGAGCCGCAAGCCAGCACGCCGAAACCACCCGCATTCGAAATGGCCGCGACCAGGTTGCGCTCCGACACCCAGGTCATCGCACCGCCCATGATGGCCACTTTCGTGCCCAAGAATGCGTTGCCGCGCGCCCATAGCCGGTCGAGCTGGCGCCGGGCTGCGATCTCGGCGGCGGGCGGCATTTCGGTCATGCCGCGTCGAGCCCGTAAGCGGTGTGGAGTGCCCGCAGCGCAAGCTCCAGATACTCGGCGCCAATCAGCACGGAGATCTTGATCTCCGACGTCGAGATGACCTGGATGTTGATGCCCTTCTCGGCGAGCGTGCGGAACATCGCGAGTGCGACACCGGCATGGCTGCGCATGCCGACGCCGATCACGGACACTTTGACGACGTTGGGATCCGGCTTGAGCTCGGCATAGCCAAGGCTTGCCTTCTGCTCGCCCAGCAGCTTCACGCAGCGGTCGAGATCGGCCTTGCCGACCGTGAAGGTGAGGTCGGTCGCCTTGCGGTCGTCCGAGATGTTCTGGACGATCATGTCGACATTGATGGCCGCATCGGCGAGCGGCCCGAAAATGGCAGCAGCAACGCCCGGCCGGTCGGCGACTTTGGTCAAAGTGACTTTCGCCTCGTCCCGGCTATAGGCGATCCCACTCACAACTTGCTTTTCCACGATCTCTTCCTCATCGACGACCAGCGTGCCGGGCTTGTCCTCGAAGCTCGAGAGGACCTGCACGCGCACGCGATGGTTCATGGCTAGCTCGACCGACCGCGTCTGCAGCACCTTGGCGCCGAGCGAAGCCATTTCGAGCATTTCTTCGTAGGTGATTTTGTCGAGCTTGCGCGCCTTTGGCACGATGCGCGGATCGCACGTGTAGACGCCATCGACGTCGGTGTAGATGTCGCAGCGCGCGGCCTTGAGCGCGGCCGCCAGCGCCACGGCCGAAGTGTCTGAACCGCCGCGCCCGAGCGTGGTCACGCGCGCGCCCTCGGCCACACCCTGGAAGCCCGCCACGACCGCGACTTCGCCCGCCGCAAGAGCGGCCGACAGACCGTCGGTATCGATACCTTCGATGCGCGCTTTGGAGTGCGTGGCATCGGTGCGCAGCGGAATTTGCCAGCCCTGCCAGGAGCGCGCCTTGAGGCCCATCTCCTGCAGCGTAAGCGCCATGAGGCCGCTTGTGACCTGCTCGCCCGTTGCAACGACCGCATCGTATTCGCGTGGGTCGTAGAATTTCGAGATCTCGTTGACCCAGGCCACGAGCTGGTTGGTCACACCCGACATCGCGGAGACGACGACGGCCACCTCGTGCCCGGCCTCGACCGCGCGTTTGACGTGCACAGCCGCGTTGCGGATGCGCTCGATGTTTGCAACCGAAGTGCCGCCGAATTTGAGAACCAAACGTGCCATTGCGCAGATCCAAACCGATTCGAAGAAAGCCCTTTCCGCTCAGAGACTTGGGAAAGGTGCAGCGGAACCGCTCTTGCCCCGACCGCGACTGCGCCTTATCTAAAGGTTTGCGGGTCCCAGGGCAAGTCGTTGCCCACGCGTCCGTTTGCCCGTTTCAAGGAGTGCGCGCGTTTGACCGAATCCCCTGCGGTGGCCCCTGTCCTGGTCCCTCCCGATGCGGCGGCCGGCAGCTCGGTCGATCCCGCGGAAATCGCGCGTTTTGCCGCGATGGCCGACGAATGGTGGGATCCCACCGGGAAATTCAAACCGCTGCACAAATTCAACCCGGTGCGCTTAGCCTATATCCGCGACCGGCTGGCCCAACATTTCGGCCGCGATCCCTTGTCGGCCAAGCCGCTTGCGGGTTTGCGTCTGCTCGATATCGGATGCGGCGGCGGACTCGTCGCCGAACCGATGGCGCGGCTCGGCGCCAATGTGGTGGCCATCGACGCCTCGGCCAAAAACATCGGCATCGCGTCCAACCATGCCGAGCGCATGGGGCTTGCGATCGACTATCGCCATACCACCGCCGAAGACCTCGTCGCGGCCGGCGAAAAATTCGACGCCGTGCTGTCGCTCGAAGTGGTCGAGCACGTCGCCGACGTCGCAGGCTTCTTGGGCAGCTGCGGCACGCTCGTGCGTTCGGGCGGCGCGATGGTTGTTGCAACGCTCAATCGCACGCCCAAAGCGTTCCTGCTCGCGATCGTGGGGGCGGAATATGTGCTGCGCTGGCTGCCGCGCGGTACGCATGAATGGTCCAAATTCGTGCGCCCTGGCGAGATGAGCGACGCGTTGCGAGCACCGGGCCTCGCCGTCACGCACCTTACGGGCGTTGCCTACAACCCGATCCTCGACGTCTGGCGCCTGTCGCGCGACCTCGACGTCAACTACATGGCCTTCGCGGTTAAAGCCTAAGCTTTACGCGTTTTTGTCGGGCAGCCACGGAACGGGAGCAAACTCCACGCCCTCGTCGGCGAGTTCTTGCGCCTCCTCGGCGGTCGTGCGGCCGTAGATGTTGCGCTGCTCGGCCTCGCCGTAATGGATCTTGCGCGCCTCTTCGGCGAATTTGTCGCCCACCGGATCGAAATTCGTCTCGATATGCTGGCGCAATTGCGCCAATTGGCGATGCAATTCGGCAGCCTTCTCCGTTGCCGGACTCGCGGCCACAGCCACCGGCGACGCTGAAATCTCCGCCGTCTTCTTCCGGCTTTTTTTGGTACCGGCAAGGCGCGGCGCCATCAGCGCCTTTTCGACCTTCGCCGAGCCGCAATAGGGGCACGTCACCAGGCCGCGTTTTGCCTGGCGCACGTAAGCCGCACTGTCTTTGAACCAGCTTTCGAAGACGTGTTTCTTCGCGCATTGCAGATCGAACAGTATCATGCGCTATATTTGGGGCTACCCTCCGCCAAAGGCAAGACATGCAAGAGCCCCCGCGTTCCGGCCACGCGCATCTGTCCGAACCCTCTTCCTGGATCGTTGCGCATGCGGGGCTGATCCCCGCAGGCGGAACGGTGCTCGACGTTGCGGCCGGCGGCGGACGGCACGCCAAATTCTTTGCCGATCGCGGCCATCGCGTGACCGCAATCGACCGCGATATCGGCGCCCTAATCGCCCTTGCCGGCATCGATGCCCAGCGCGCCGACCTTGAAGACGACCAGCCCTGGCCGCTGCCGGGGCGGCAATTTGCCGGCGTGGTGGTAACGAACTATCTCCACCGACCGCTGTTTGGGGCGCTCGCCGCGAGCGTCGCACCGGGCGGAGCTTTGATCTACGAGACGTTCGCGCGCGGCAACGGCCAGTACGGCAAGCCCGACAATCCGGATTTTCTGCTGAACGACAACGAACTTCTGAACGCGTTCACGCCGCATTTGCGCGTCGTTGCCTATATGCACGGCTATATCGACAGCCCGCGCCCCGCACTCGTGCAGCGCATCGCGGCCGTGCGCGATCGGATCTAGGCCGCTTTCAGCAGCGGATCGAGCTTGCCGGCGGCATCGAGCGCGTAGAGATCGTCGCAGCCGCCGACATGTTTGTCGTCGATGAAAATCTGCGGCACCGATGTGCGCCCGCCCGCGCGCGCTTCCATGCCGGGCCGCAAACTCGTGTCGGCCAATACGTCGTATTCGACGAAGGCAACGCCTTTGCGCTCGAGAAGGCTTTTGGCGCGCGCGCAATACCCGCAGAAAGGACTCGTGTAGATCTCGACTTTCGACATCGCCCGAACTCGCGAAAGGGGGAACCGATTGGGAAAGATTAGCACCCTTGCGGCCGCGCCCGCTAGACCCGGCCCTCGCCGGGCCGCACCACGCGCGCCAGTGTCAAAGTGCGGATTTCGGCGGCCCCGGCGCGGCGCAAGGCGCGCGCGCATTCGCCGAGTGTAGCCCCCGTCGTCAGCACGTCGTCGACCAGCACCACGATCTTGCCGCGCACGCGGGCACGATGGCGCGGCGACAAAGCAAATGCACGGCGCACATTGCGCAAGCGTTCGCCGCGACCGAGCAGGCCTTGCGCGCGCGTGCGGCGCTGACGGCGCAAGAGATCGGGTACGCTGGCAATGCCCGCAACACGCGCCAGCGCGTTGGCGAGCAGGGCCGATTGGTTGAAACGCCGGAAGGCAAGCCGCGTCCAGTGCAGCGGGACCGGCGCGATCAGATCGGCACCGTCGAGCACATCGCGGCCCGCGCGCGCAAGCCAGCGTGCAAAGGCAGGGGCCGCGTGCGTGCGGTCCGCGTTCTTGAAAGCCAAGATAAGCCCGCGGCTCGCTGCATCGTAGCGCAGCACGGCGCGCGCTTTGCCGAAGGGCGGGGGTGCGGACAGGCACGCCCCGCAAGCCAAACCCGTGCGGCCCAGGAACCCAGGGTCGTAGTCGAACGGCAAGCCGCAGGTCTCGCAGTAGGGCCGATCGATCCAGGCGAATTGCGACCAGCACGCGGCACACAAGGCACCAGGCTCGGCCACCACGGCTTGGCAATTGAGGCACAGCGGCGGAACCACCGCATCGAGAGCCGCCCGGGTCCCGTGCGCAAACAGCGCCTGCATGCGGTCGAGGATTTTCAAAGCCAAAGATCGCAGCACGCGCGCGACCGCAAAGTCAATATGCAGATGCGCGCATGTTCGGTTTCGCAACGCCGCGAAACGCGCTACCAATTCCGACATGGGCGCCCAGATTCCTCCGCAGGTCTTCGACCGGCACATCGTTCGCCGCCATCGCGAACGTGCGGCGCGCCATTTTGCCGACCACGATTTTCTGTTTCGCGAAGCGGGCGAACGTTTGGCCGAACGGCTCGACGATCTCAACCGCGTGTTTCCGCGCGTGCTCGATCTGGGTGCCCGCACTGGTTTTCTTGCTCCGCTCCTCGCCAAGCGGCCCGGCACGCAGACGATCGTGCAATGCGACATGTCGGCGCGAATGATGCGCGCGGCGCGCGCGCGCGCCTGCACCGAAACGAAGGGCGTGCACAGTGCGGTGTGCGTGGCCGACGAAGAGTTCCTGCCTTTCGCGCCCGGCAGTTTCGATCTGGTCGTGAGCTGCCTGTCGCTGCATTGGACGAACGATCTGCCGGGAGCGCTCCTGCAGATCCGCCATGTGCTGAAGCCCGACGGCCTATTCTTGTGCGCGATGCTCGGCGGCGACACGCTGAGCGAATTGCGGCGCGCGCTGATCGAAGCCGAAGTCGCCGAGACCGGCGGGGCGGGTCCACGCGTTTCGCCGTTCGCCGATTTGCGCGACGCGGGCGCCCTGCTGCAGCGGGCGGGCTTTGCCTTGCCCGTGGCCGACGCCGACACGCTGACGGTCTCCTACGAAAACGCACTCGATCTGATGCGCGATCTGCGCGGCATGGGCGAGGCCAACGCAGTCGCCGAGCGGCGCAAGGATTTCACGCGCCGCTCGACGCTGCTGCGCGCGGCCGCCATCTACGAAGACATGTTCGCTGAAGAAGGCCGCATGCCCGCGACCTTCCAAATCCTCAATCTCACAGCCTGGGCGCCGCACGAATCGCAGCAGAAGCCGCTGCGCCCTGGCTCGGCCGCCAATCGTCTCGCCGATGCCGTCGGCAAAGACGGCTAAAGCAGATCGCGCAGCATCGCCACCAGCGGCACGTCCGCCGGCGGCATGGGAT
Proteins encoded in this region:
- a CDS encoding class I SAM-dependent methyltransferase, with protein sequence MQEPPRSGHAHLSEPSSWIVAHAGLIPAGGTVLDVAAGGGRHAKFFADRGHRVTAIDRDIGALIALAGIDAQRADLEDDQPWPLPGRQFAGVVVTNYLHRPLFGALAASVAPGGALIYETFARGNGQYGKPDNPDFLLNDNELLNAFTPHLRVVAYMHGYIDSPRPALVQRIAAVRDRI
- a CDS encoding methyltransferase domain-containing protein, producing the protein MGAQIPPQVFDRHIVRRHRERAARHFADHDFLFREAGERLAERLDDLNRVFPRVLDLGARTGFLAPLLAKRPGTQTIVQCDMSARMMRAARARACTETKGVHSAVCVADEEFLPFAPGSFDLVVSCLSLHWTNDLPGALLQIRHVLKPDGLFLCAMLGGDTLSELRRALIEAEVAETGGAGPRVSPFADLRDAGALLQRAGFALPVADADTLTVSYENALDLMRDLRGMGEANAVAERRKDFTRRSTLLRAAAIYEDMFAEEGRMPATFQILNLTAWAPHESQQKPLRPGSAANRLADAVGKDG
- a CDS encoding DUF1178 family protein, coding for MILFDLQCAKKHVFESWFKDSAAYVRQAKRGLVTCPYCGSAKVEKALMAPRLAGTKKSRKKTAEISASPVAVAASPATEKAAELHRQLAQLRQHIETNFDPVGDKFAEEARKIHYGEAEQRNIYGRTTAEEAQELADEGVEFAPVPWLPDKNA
- a CDS encoding aspartate kinase, which gives rise to MARLVLKFGGTSVANIERIRNAAVHVKRAVEAGHEVAVVVSAMSGVTNQLVAWVNEISKFYDPREYDAVVATGEQVTSGLMALTLQEMGLKARSWQGWQIPLRTDATHSKARIEGIDTDGLSAALAAGEVAVVAGFQGVAEGARVTTLGRGGSDTSAVALAAALKAARCDIYTDVDGVYTCDPRIVPKARKLDKITYEEMLEMASLGAKVLQTRSVELAMNHRVRVQVLSSFEDKPGTLVVDEEEIVEKQVVSGIAYSRDEAKVTLTKVADRPGVAAAIFGPLADAAINVDMIVQNISDDRKATDLTFTVGKADLDRCVKLLGEQKASLGYAELKPDPNVVKVSVIGVGMRSHAGVALAMFRTLAEKGINIQVISTSEIKISVLIGAEYLELALRALHTAYGLDAA
- the ubiG gene encoding bifunctional 2-polyprenyl-6-hydroxyphenol methylase/3-demethylubiquinol 3-O-methyltransferase UbiG: MVPPDAAAGSSVDPAEIARFAAMADEWWDPTGKFKPLHKFNPVRLAYIRDRLAQHFGRDPLSAKPLAGLRLLDIGCGGGLVAEPMARLGANVVAIDASAKNIGIASNHAERMGLAIDYRHTTAEDLVAAGEKFDAVLSLEVVEHVADVAGFLGSCGTLVRSGGAMVVATLNRTPKAFLLAIVGAEYVLRWLPRGTHEWSKFVRPGEMSDALRAPGLAVTHLTGVAYNPILDVWRLSRDLDVNYMAFAVKA
- the grxC gene encoding glutaredoxin 3, with translation MSKVEIYTSPFCGYCARAKSLLERKGVAFVEYDVLADTSLRPGMEARAGGRTSVPQIFIDDKHVGGCDDLYALDAAGKLDPLLKAA
- a CDS encoding ComF family protein — its product is MSELVARFAALRNRTCAHLHIDFAVARVLRSLALKILDRMQALFAHGTRAALDAVVPPLCLNCQAVVAEPGALCAACWSQFAWIDRPYCETCGLPFDYDPGFLGRTGLACGACLSAPPPFGKARAVLRYDAASRGLILAFKNADRTHAAPAFARWLARAGRDVLDGADLIAPVPLHWTRLAFRRFNQSALLANALARVAGIASVPDLLRRQRRTRAQGLLGRGERLRNVRRAFALSPRHRARVRGKIVVLVDDVLTTGATLGECARALRRAGAAEIRTLTLARVVRPGEGRV
- the ptsP gene encoding phosphoenolpyruvate--protein phosphotransferase gives rise to the protein MQATLGPGATRRLLKRLRDMMAAAGTAQQRLDRIVKIIAADLIAEVCSVYVMRAGQVLELFATEGLNPDAVHKTRLRVGEGLVGEIAQTARTLALADAQSHPNFAYRPETGEEIYHSLMGVPILRAGRTLGVLVLQNRTYREYTDEEAEALQTVAMVLAELVAGGELIGPAEMLRVDDAGAGTSDRIEGLPLNEGIAIGTAVLHQPRVSVRQMVADDPQAEARRLREAMSGMRVDIDRIFQTSGLSEGDERWEILETYRMFAEDRGWLQRISEAIETGLTAEAAVQKVQEDNRARMVQIPDPYLRERIADFDDLANRLLRHLTGDRTAADAADLPDDTVLVARSLGPAELLEYDRRKLKGVVLEEGSPTAHVAIIAHALDLPMVGRLSDLVARVEAGDTIVVDGGFGQAILRPSDDVRETFSAAIRQREALRQGYAAIRKLPAVTKDGTPISLNMNAGLVIDIDNLAESGADGVGLYRTEIPFMIRTSMPDVVEQTDLYRRILDRAQGRPVVFRTLDIGGDKLLPYMENTPQENPAMGLRAVRLTLERPAILREQVRGLLRAAAGRRLDLMFPMVADVAEFDAAKELVQIEIARERKRGRSLPDPIHIGTMMEVPSLYWQLPQLLKRADFLSIGSNDLLQFFFACDRGNPEMAGRYDALSPPVLRFFRAIAAECDAANVPLSLCGDMGGRPLEAMALIGVGFRRLSMPFPAIGAVKAMVRSLDLPPLAKYLEELCRLADHSVRKKLQDFARDHNIPV
- a CDS encoding nitronate monooxygenase; amino-acid sequence: MTEMPPAAEIAARRQLDRLWARGNAFLGTKVAIMGGAMTWVSERNLVAAISNAGGFGVLACGSMPPALLEAEIAATRKLTDRPFGVNLIVMHPQLAELARVCVAAKVGHVVLAGGMPTAEIIKILKDGGAKIIGFAPALVIGKKLVRSGIDALVIEGMEAGGHIGAVSTAVLAQEILPAIRDVPVFVAGGIGRGEAILSFLEMGAAGVQLGTRFVCADECVAHPDFKKAFIRASARDAVPSVQLDPRFPVIPVRALANKATAAFMATQRTVIDKVDRGELDMKAAQLEIEHFWAGALRRAAVDGDIENGSLMAGQSVGLVTQAQPTEAIIAELVGQALAALAARARDAAVASAEAGAA